A window from Thiomonas sp. FB-Cd encodes these proteins:
- the lpxK gene encoding tetraacyldisaccharide 4'-kinase, with protein sequence MPAIALLPLACVFGVLGAVRRLAYRQGWLPHWRASIPVIVVGNVTVGGTGKTPLVLAIARSLRAAGWKPGIVSRGHGRSKHAPDPLHVLPNGDATQSGDEPLLLARLSECPVWVGRNRPRAAQALLRANPQVDVLLSDDGLQHLGLARDVELVVVDARGAGNGWLLPAGPLRESWNRPRAATLGPPDVLQRVRAEAPRFAIGRHLGAVRNLESGEHLTLDAFLQRCGGLGVAAAAGIGNPEQFFAMLRQAGVHLAHTLALPDHHRYERDPFAAMTAAAILMTEKDALKCNASVMPLERLWAIGLELDIDPAFFPWLQAQLRTRTERPHGLTSA encoded by the coding sequence TTGCCCGCCATTGCACTGCTGCCGCTGGCATGCGTGTTCGGCGTGCTGGGCGCGGTGCGGCGATTGGCCTACCGTCAAGGGTGGTTGCCGCACTGGCGCGCATCGATTCCGGTGATCGTGGTGGGCAATGTCACAGTGGGCGGCACGGGGAAGACTCCGCTGGTTCTGGCGATCGCCCGCAGCCTGCGCGCGGCGGGCTGGAAGCCTGGCATCGTGTCACGCGGTCACGGCCGCAGCAAGCATGCGCCGGACCCGCTGCATGTGCTACCCAACGGCGATGCAACCCAGAGCGGGGACGAGCCGCTGCTGCTGGCGCGGCTGTCGGAATGCCCCGTCTGGGTGGGCCGCAACCGGCCGCGTGCCGCACAGGCCCTGCTGCGGGCGAATCCCCAGGTTGATGTCTTGCTCAGCGACGATGGCCTGCAACACTTGGGACTTGCGCGGGATGTCGAGCTCGTCGTGGTTGACGCGCGTGGCGCCGGCAATGGCTGGCTGTTGCCGGCCGGTCCCTTGCGCGAAAGCTGGAATCGGCCGCGTGCTGCAACCCTGGGGCCGCCCGACGTGCTGCAGCGTGTGCGCGCAGAGGCACCGCGATTTGCGATTGGCAGGCACCTTGGAGCCGTACGCAATCTCGAAAGTGGCGAGCATCTTACGCTCGACGCATTCCTCCAGCGTTGCGGCGGACTTGGCGTAGCTGCCGCAGCGGGCATTGGAAATCCCGAGCAGTTTTTTGCCATGCTCCGCCAGGCAGGGGTGCATCTGGCGCACACGCTGGCTTTGCCGGATCATCACCGCTACGAACGCGATCCCTTTGCCGCGATGACCGCTGCAGCGATTCTCATGACGGAAAAGGACGCCCTAAAATGCAACGCTTCAGTCATGCCGCTTGAGCGCCTGTGGGCCATCGGACTGGAACTGGACATCGACCCCGCATTCTTCCCCTGGCTGCAAGCGCAATTGCGTACGCGTACGGAACGCCCCCATGGACTCACGTCTGCTTGA
- a CDS encoding Trm112 family protein, producing MDSRLLDLLVCPICKGPLEYERAAQELLCPRDRLAFPIRDGIPVMLVEQARDTDARAEVPSGEAPTPTASGTEP from the coding sequence ATGGACTCACGTCTGCTTGACCTGCTGGTTTGCCCCATTTGCAAGGGCCCGCTTGAGTACGAGCGCGCCGCGCAGGAACTCCTTTGCCCGCGCGACCGTCTTGCCTTTCCGATTCGCGACGGAATTCCAGTCATGTTGGTGGAACAGGCACGCGACACGGATGCCCGCGCTGAAGTCCCGTCTGGCGAAGCGCCAACACCCACGGCCAGCGGCACGGAACCCTGA
- the kdsB gene encoding 3-deoxy-manno-octulosonate cytidylyltransferase has translation MTVTGFTVLIPARRASTRLPAKPLADIAGLPMVVHVARRAAQSGARLVAVATDDADIAHACADHGVQALLTGAEHASGTDRIAEAAAGLALPESEVVINVQGDEPLIDPALIRACAQALADDPQADIATAAHPITDAAEVFNPNVVKVVLDARHYALLFSRAPIPWRRDAFARLSPAGAHGAAASLPSSISALPFLRHVGLYAYRAATLKRFTQLPSCPLEQDEALEQLRALWHGWRIAVLTLKTPPAAGVDTPEDLTRVRRLLGHPGA, from the coding sequence CTGACGGTGACAGGCTTCACCGTCCTGATCCCTGCGCGCCGCGCCTCCACCCGTCTGCCCGCCAAGCCGCTGGCTGACATCGCGGGCCTGCCCATGGTGGTCCACGTGGCGCGCCGCGCTGCGCAAAGCGGTGCCCGGCTCGTGGCGGTGGCCACCGACGACGCCGACATCGCCCATGCCTGCGCCGATCACGGGGTGCAAGCGCTCCTCACGGGCGCCGAACATGCCAGTGGCACCGACCGCATTGCCGAAGCTGCCGCTGGGCTCGCCCTGCCCGAGTCGGAGGTGGTGATCAACGTCCAAGGCGATGAGCCGCTGATCGACCCCGCCCTGATTCGCGCCTGTGCGCAAGCCCTTGCCGATGACCCGCAGGCTGACATTGCCACCGCCGCGCACCCGATCACCGACGCCGCCGAAGTGTTCAACCCGAACGTGGTGAAGGTGGTGCTTGATGCGAGGCACTACGCCTTGCTGTTCTCCCGCGCACCCATTCCCTGGCGGCGTGATGCCTTCGCGCGGCTGAGCCCGGCTGGCGCCCATGGCGCAGCGGCGAGCCTACCCTCCTCGATTTCGGCGCTGCCCTTCTTGCGCCATGTTGGACTCTATGCCTACCGGGCTGCGACCCTCAAGCGATTCACTCAACTGCCGTCGTGCCCGCTGGAACAGGACGAAGCCCTGGAGCAGTTGCGGGCGCTCTGGCATGGCTGGCGCATCGCCGTGCTGACGCTGAAGACGCCGCCGGCTGCAGGGGTCGACACGCCTGAAGATTTGACGCGGGTGCGGCGACTGCTTGGGCACCCCGGCGCCTAG
- the adk gene encoding adenylate kinase, whose translation MRLILLGAPGAGKGTQAASICARHGIPQISTGDMLRAAVKAGTPLGLKAKAVMDSGALVSDDIIIGLVRDRLQQPDCERGFLFDGFPRTIAQADALKSAGVAIDYVVDFDVPDEDIVERLSGRRVHPASGRVYHVKYNPPKVPGKDDVTGEDLVLRDDDREETVRKRLAVYHTQTRPLVDYYMRWTQTGDPAAPKLRKISGVGSVDDVTQRIIAALN comes from the coding sequence ATGCGTTTAATCTTGCTGGGCGCACCCGGCGCTGGCAAAGGTACGCAGGCCGCCAGCATCTGCGCCCGCCACGGTATTCCGCAAATCTCAACCGGCGACATGCTGCGCGCCGCGGTCAAGGCCGGCACGCCCCTCGGGCTCAAGGCCAAGGCGGTGATGGATTCCGGCGCACTTGTGTCCGATGACATCATCATCGGTCTGGTGCGCGACCGCCTGCAGCAGCCTGACTGTGAGCGAGGCTTTCTTTTCGACGGCTTTCCACGCACGATCGCGCAGGCCGATGCGCTCAAGTCCGCGGGTGTGGCCATCGACTACGTTGTCGATTTTGACGTGCCCGACGAGGACATCGTCGAGCGGCTCAGCGGGCGCCGGGTACACCCGGCCTCGGGACGCGTTTACCACGTCAAGTACAACCCGCCGAAGGTCCCCGGCAAGGATGACGTGACCGGCGAGGATCTGGTGCTGCGCGATGACGACCGCGAGGAAACCGTGCGCAAGCGCCTGGCCGTCTATCACACGCAAACACGTCCGCTGGTGGACTACTACATGCGCTGGACGCAAACCGGAGACCCCGCCGCGCCCAAGCTGCGCAAAATTTCCGGCGTCGGGTCGGTGGATGACGTCACCCAGCGCATCATCGCCGCGCTGAACTGA
- a CDS encoding 3-hydroxyacyl-CoA dehydrogenase, which translates to MQIAHHVFIITGAASGLGAATARRLSAAGAHIVLADVQDDAGQALAKELDGRFVHCDVTREADAMLAVAQAQELGTLRGLVNCAGVGPASRTLGKDGPHSLETFARTVNINLVGSFNMARLAAAAIAAQKPLADGERGIIIHTASVAAYDGQIGQTAYAASKAGLVGMTLPMARDLARDGIRVMTIAPGIFETPMLMGMPESVRTALGAAVPFPSRLGRPDEYAMLVEAIVTNPMLNGETIRLDGAIRMPPK; encoded by the coding sequence ATGCAAATCGCGCACCACGTTTTCATCATCACCGGCGCCGCCTCGGGCCTCGGAGCGGCCACTGCTCGACGCCTGAGCGCAGCTGGCGCTCACATCGTCCTGGCCGACGTCCAGGATGATGCGGGCCAGGCCCTCGCGAAAGAGCTGGACGGCCGCTTCGTGCATTGCGACGTCACACGCGAAGCCGACGCCATGCTGGCCGTCGCCCAAGCGCAAGAGCTGGGGACGCTGCGCGGCTTGGTCAACTGCGCTGGCGTGGGGCCCGCGTCGCGAACCCTAGGCAAAGACGGCCCTCATTCGCTTGAAACGTTCGCGCGGACGGTGAATATCAACCTGGTTGGCAGCTTCAACATGGCACGACTGGCCGCCGCTGCCATCGCCGCACAGAAGCCGCTGGCCGACGGGGAACGCGGGATCATCATCCACACTGCCTCAGTGGCTGCCTACGACGGCCAGATCGGTCAAACGGCGTACGCAGCATCGAAGGCCGGGCTGGTTGGGATGACGTTGCCGATGGCGCGCGACTTGGCCCGCGACGGCATTCGCGTCATGACGATCGCCCCCGGCATTTTTGAGACACCCATGCTCATGGGCATGCCCGAGTCGGTGCGCACCGCGCTTGGCGCCGCCGTACCCTTCCCTTCCCGGCTTGGCCGCCCCGATGAATACGCCATGCTGGTGGAGGCCATTGTCACCAACCCCATGCTCAATGGGGAAACGATCCGGCTGGACGGCGCCATCCGCATGCCGCCGAAATAG
- the dnaG gene encoding DNA primase: MSLIPQEFIQELLGRTDIVDVVGRSVQLKKAGTNYKGLCPFHAEKSPSFTVSPSKQFYHCFGCGAHGTAVGFLMDHLALSFPDAVRELASQAGMTVPETPQDPRHAQQTREQRSLKLNLREVLEQANQFYRNQLRATPRAVAYLKGRGLSGKIAGQFGLGYAPDDWQGLARVFPNYDADTLIQAGLVVARDAQGETLEPGSLEGRAVARRYDRLRDRITFPIRNAQGELIGFGGRILDRGEPKYLNSPETPLFHKGEELYGLFEGRAAIQRQGYVLVVEGYLDVIALAQHGVGNAVATLGTACTTEHVRKLFRHCGQIVFSFDGDAAGQKAAARALETALPALGDERSVKFLFLPPEHDPDTFVRTFGADAFEREVGRAQPLSVFLLDTLADGLALATAEGRAQAIARARPLIALLADSTLKSQIVGEFAKRLQTPLTELRQALALPGGRHASVHAGPAPPPKAERVAEPRVPRVCRACAPTTRARPCAFCSRIRACGPVSAHRSTSF; the protein is encoded by the coding sequence ATGTCCCTGATTCCTCAAGAATTCATCCAGGAGCTCCTCGGCCGCACGGATATCGTCGACGTCGTCGGACGTTCGGTCCAGTTAAAGAAGGCCGGGACGAACTACAAGGGGTTGTGCCCCTTCCACGCCGAAAAGTCCCCATCCTTCACGGTCAGCCCGAGCAAGCAGTTCTATCACTGCTTTGGCTGCGGCGCGCACGGGACCGCCGTGGGCTTCCTCATGGATCACCTGGCGCTGAGTTTTCCCGATGCGGTGCGCGAACTGGCCTCGCAAGCGGGAATGACCGTTCCCGAGACACCGCAAGACCCGCGACATGCGCAGCAGACACGCGAGCAGCGCAGCCTCAAGCTCAACCTGCGGGAGGTGCTCGAGCAGGCCAACCAGTTCTACCGCAACCAGTTGCGCGCCACACCTCGCGCTGTGGCTTATCTGAAAGGGCGAGGGCTGAGCGGAAAGATTGCCGGTCAATTTGGCTTGGGCTACGCACCTGATGACTGGCAGGGCCTGGCGCGCGTGTTTCCGAATTATGACGCCGACACCCTGATCCAGGCTGGCCTGGTGGTCGCGCGCGATGCACAGGGCGAAACCCTCGAGCCCGGCTCGCTGGAGGGGCGAGCCGTGGCGCGCCGGTATGACCGCCTGCGCGACCGCATTACCTTCCCCATCCGCAACGCGCAAGGCGAGCTCATCGGCTTTGGCGGGCGCATCCTGGACCGTGGCGAACCCAAATATCTCAACTCCCCCGAAACCCCACTGTTCCACAAAGGCGAGGAGCTGTACGGTCTGTTTGAGGGCCGCGCCGCCATTCAACGCCAGGGGTATGTGCTGGTGGTCGAGGGCTATTTGGACGTGATCGCCCTGGCCCAGCACGGGGTTGGCAATGCCGTGGCCACGCTCGGCACCGCCTGCACCACCGAGCATGTCAGAAAGCTGTTCCGGCACTGCGGCCAGATCGTCTTCAGCTTCGACGGGGACGCGGCGGGCCAAAAGGCTGCTGCGCGGGCCTTGGAAACGGCGTTGCCAGCGCTGGGCGATGAACGCTCGGTGAAATTCCTGTTCCTGCCCCCTGAGCATGACCCGGATACGTTCGTGCGCACGTTTGGTGCCGATGCGTTCGAACGCGAAGTCGGACGTGCGCAGCCGCTCTCCGTTTTTCTTCTCGACACCTTGGCCGACGGGCTGGCGCTAGCCACTGCCGAGGGTCGGGCCCAAGCCATCGCCCGCGCCCGGCCGCTGATCGCATTGCTGGCCGATTCGACCCTCAAATCGCAAATCGTGGGCGAATTTGCCAAGCGCCTGCAGACGCCGTTGACGGAGCTGCGACAGGCACTCGCGCTGCCGGGCGGGCGCCATGCCAGCGTGCACGCGGGACCTGCGCCCCCGCCCAAGGCCGAGCGAGTGGCGGAGCCTCGCGTGCCGCGCGTCTGTCGGGCCTGCGCACCGACCACGCGCGCACGGCCATGCGCATTTTGCTCACGCATCCGGGCCTGTGGGCCAGTCTCAGCGCATCGCAGCACGAGCTTCTGA
- the rpoD gene encoding RNA polymerase sigma factor RpoD, whose product MTKSKSDPSKTKAQASSKTAASVKSAPVTAKDPTPSASKSPSMPTKKTPAVASKSAAAKPEEKAVKSSGQSPEAAKAAARAAAKLAAAKQEAKAAKTQKNLPADDFRATMPDDGDDSAMPSAPMPRGRRPSRAKEKQLLKEFGYDDSNVTEEELARRRQRLKNLIKLGKTRGFLTYGEINDHLPDNLADPDLLETIISMLNDMGIAVYEQAPDAQTLLLNQHGPTASSEEEAEEEAEAALSSVDSEFGRTTDPVRMYMREMGTVQLLTREGEIVIAKRIEEGLRKMMLAISASPATVAEILAMAARIANNQLPVDEVVDGMVSDDESDDYVAEEDVDFALADEAEEDDEEAAAAASSVKLEELKAKALERFADVHDAFMKMRRAYDKDGYKSASYLKAQDQISKNLMEVRFTARTVEKLCDLLRSQVDEVRRHEREIRRIVVDRCGMPQEEFIKTFPGHQLDLNWAEKLAASTKPYGPILARNLPSIQELQQRLIDTQTRVVVPLEDFKSINAQMSRGEQEAREAKREMIEANLRLVISIAKKYTNRGLQFLDLIQEGNVGLMKAVDKFEYRRGYKFSTYATWWIRQAITRSIADQARTIRIPVHMIETINKVNRISRQYLQETGTEPDAAMLAEKMEMPEDKVRKIMKIAKEPISMETPIGDDDDSHLGDFIEDTGMLAPTDAALQASLRDVVKDILDSLTPREAKVLRMRFGIEMANDHTLEEVGKQFDVTRERIRQIEAKALRKLKHPTRSDKLRSFLDSL is encoded by the coding sequence ATGACCAAATCCAAGTCTGATCCTTCAAAAACCAAGGCGCAGGCATCCTCGAAAACCGCTGCCAGCGTCAAATCTGCACCCGTGACCGCCAAGGACCCCACACCGTCCGCATCCAAATCGCCATCTATGCCCACCAAGAAAACTCCTGCTGTTGCCTCGAAGTCCGCTGCCGCCAAACCTGAGGAAAAGGCAGTGAAGTCCAGTGGGCAGAGCCCCGAGGCCGCTAAAGCGGCCGCGCGTGCCGCTGCCAAGCTCGCTGCGGCCAAGCAGGAAGCCAAAGCCGCCAAGACGCAGAAAAACCTGCCAGCGGACGATTTTCGCGCCACGATGCCCGACGATGGTGACGATAGCGCAATGCCTTCGGCGCCGATGCCCCGCGGCCGGCGCCCGTCGCGCGCCAAGGAAAAGCAGTTGCTCAAGGAGTTCGGCTATGACGACTCCAATGTGACCGAAGAAGAATTGGCCCGTCGGCGCCAGCGCCTGAAAAACCTGATCAAACTGGGCAAGACACGCGGCTTCCTGACGTACGGCGAAATCAACGACCATCTGCCCGACAATTTGGCCGACCCGGACCTGCTCGAAACCATCATCAGCATGCTCAATGACATGGGCATCGCGGTGTACGAACAGGCGCCCGACGCACAGACCTTGCTACTCAACCAGCATGGGCCCACCGCTTCGAGCGAAGAAGAAGCCGAAGAGGAAGCCGAGGCTGCGCTGTCGTCGGTCGATTCGGAATTCGGTCGCACGACGGACCCTGTGCGCATGTACATGCGTGAAATGGGCACCGTGCAACTGCTCACGCGTGAGGGCGAGATCGTCATTGCCAAACGCATTGAGGAAGGCCTGCGCAAAATGATGCTGGCGATTTCCGCATCCCCTGCAACCGTGGCCGAGATCCTGGCCATGGCTGCGCGTATCGCCAACAACCAGTTGCCGGTTGACGAGGTGGTGGATGGCATGGTGTCGGACGACGAGTCCGACGATTACGTGGCCGAGGAAGATGTCGACTTTGCGTTGGCCGATGAGGCCGAGGAAGATGACGAGGAAGCCGCAGCAGCTGCCAGCTCGGTCAAGCTCGAAGAGCTCAAGGCCAAGGCACTCGAACGCTTCGCCGACGTGCATGACGCCTTCATGAAGATGCGCCGCGCCTACGACAAGGATGGCTATAAGTCGGCGTCCTACCTCAAGGCGCAGGACCAGATTTCGAAGAATCTGATGGAGGTGCGCTTTACCGCGCGCACGGTGGAAAAGCTATGCGACCTTTTGCGCAGCCAGGTCGACGAAGTGCGCCGCCACGAACGCGAGATCCGCCGCATTGTGGTGGACCGCTGCGGCATGCCGCAGGAAGAGTTCATCAAGACGTTCCCTGGGCATCAGCTGGATTTGAACTGGGCTGAGAAACTCGCCGCCTCGACCAAGCCGTATGGTCCGATTCTGGCCCGGAATCTCCCTTCGATTCAGGAATTGCAGCAGCGCCTGATCGATACCCAGACTCGCGTCGTCGTCCCTTTGGAAGACTTCAAGTCGATCAATGCCCAGATGAGCCGTGGCGAGCAGGAAGCGCGCGAGGCCAAGCGCGAGATGATCGAGGCCAACTTGCGTCTGGTGATTTCCATTGCAAAGAAATACACCAATCGTGGCCTGCAGTTCCTTGACCTGATCCAGGAAGGCAACGTCGGCCTGATGAAAGCGGTCGACAAATTCGAATATCGGCGCGGCTACAAATTTTCGACCTACGCAACTTGGTGGATTCGCCAGGCGATCACCCGGTCGATCGCTGACCAGGCGCGGACCATCCGTATTCCGGTCCACATGATCGAGACCATCAACAAGGTCAACCGGATCTCGCGCCAGTACCTTCAGGAAACCGGCACCGAACCCGACGCAGCCATGCTTGCCGAGAAGATGGAGATGCCTGAAGACAAGGTTCGCAAGATCATGAAGATCGCCAAGGAACCGATTTCGATGGAAACCCCTATTGGCGATGACGACGACTCGCATTTGGGCGATTTCATCGAGGACACGGGCATGCTGGCGCCCACTGACGCTGCGCTCCAGGCCAGCCTTCGCGATGTGGTCAAGGACATCCTCGACTCCCTCACGCCGCGTGAAGCCAAAGTGCTGCGCATGCGCTTTGGTATCGAAATGGCCAACGACCACACGCTGGAAGAGGTTGGCAAGCAGTTTGATGTAACGCGCGAGCGCATCCGCCAGATCGAAGCCAAGGCGCTACGCAAACTCAAGCACCCAACGCGGTCGGACAAACTGCGCAGCTTCCTTGACTCCCTTTGA
- a CDS encoding adenylate/guanylate cyclase domain-containing protein, translated as MSNLRKPVTRTVVFADVVGSTGLYKSLGDATAAKLMTSVTQAMSSAVSSHRGHVVKTLGDGVLAVFDNNADAVNACTDVQQTLALWGHSGQTPISVPLKIGLSRGPVVLTPGDCFGDAVNAAARLSDSAGGGQILVSDAVMEGLPLELLARLRSLGAIFLRGYDVPVPVHQIEWDASWQNSQTLPHQPTVITALTQRLNLCWLDASQDFSPEQSPIHIGRTPAAEFPVNDVRVSRQHARIEWRGSYFMLTDLSSNGTWVRYNAQDNVLALRRNECVLHGQGEICLGAKPNDPTAPTVLFQLHDS; from the coding sequence ATGTCGAATTTGCGCAAACCCGTCACACGTACTGTCGTATTTGCCGACGTGGTCGGCAGTACCGGCCTTTACAAGTCGCTGGGCGATGCAACGGCGGCCAAGCTCATGACCAGTGTCACGCAGGCCATGTCTTCTGCGGTAAGCAGCCATCGTGGCCATGTCGTGAAAACTCTGGGTGATGGCGTACTCGCCGTATTCGACAACAATGCCGACGCCGTCAACGCCTGCACGGATGTACAGCAAACCCTGGCCCTCTGGGGACACTCCGGCCAGACACCCATTTCCGTGCCTCTGAAGATCGGCCTGTCTCGCGGCCCTGTGGTCCTGACCCCCGGTGACTGCTTCGGCGATGCCGTGAATGCTGCCGCTCGCCTGTCGGACTCCGCCGGAGGCGGGCAGATTCTTGTCAGCGACGCGGTGATGGAAGGTCTGCCGCTGGAACTGCTTGCGCGCCTTCGCAGCCTGGGCGCCATTTTCCTTCGCGGCTATGACGTGCCGGTGCCGGTACACCAGATCGAATGGGATGCATCGTGGCAGAACAGTCAGACCCTGCCGCACCAACCCACTGTCATCACGGCTCTCACCCAGCGCCTTAACCTGTGCTGGCTGGATGCCTCGCAGGATTTCAGTCCGGAACAAAGCCCCATCCACATCGGCCGCACTCCGGCTGCCGAATTCCCGGTCAATGACGTCCGCGTGTCGCGGCAACACGCGCGCATTGAGTGGCGCGGGAGCTATTTCATGCTCACCGACTTGTCCAGTAACGGTACCTGGGTGCGCTACAACGCCCAGGACAACGTGTTGGCTCTGCGTCGCAACGAATGTGTGCTGCACGGCCAAGGCGAGATCTGCCTTGGTGCCAAACCCAACGACCCGACTGCGCCCACAGTGCTGTTTCAGCTTCACGATTCCTAA
- the hemH gene encoding ferrochelatase has translation MTAPPADRQYVHGTAPRVAVLLLNLGTPDAPTAPALRRYLREFLSDRRVVEIPRAIWLPLLNGIILPLRAPKSAAKYASIWQTQGSPLATGTAALAASVQATLGARGHHVLVRHAMRYGNPSTATVLDELHAQGVTRLLAVPLYPQYSAATTASSLDAVMAWLSRVRRQPELRTVRHFADDPEYINALATSIRAHWTEHGQPERLVMSFHGMPQRTLKLGDPYHCECQKTARLLAQALELNAQRYVVTFQSRFGKQPWLQPYTEPTLRDLAKAGVKRVDTVCPGFAVDCLETLEEIAMEGKQAFLSSGGNEYHYIPCLNADAHWAEAFTNLLESHLQGWPSRQVPDTTQLAASRERARAMGAANI, from the coding sequence ATGACCGCTCCCCCCGCAGACCGACAATACGTCCATGGCACGGCCCCGCGTGTGGCCGTGCTGCTGCTCAATCTGGGCACACCCGATGCCCCCACGGCGCCAGCCTTGCGTCGCTATCTGCGCGAATTCCTGAGCGACCGGCGCGTGGTCGAAATCCCCCGTGCCATCTGGTTGCCGTTGCTCAACGGGATCATCCTTCCGCTGCGCGCACCCAAATCCGCTGCGAAATACGCAAGCATCTGGCAAACCCAAGGCTCGCCGCTGGCCACCGGCACTGCCGCGCTTGCGGCAAGCGTGCAAGCCACCCTAGGCGCTCGCGGCCACCACGTCCTGGTGCGCCACGCCATGCGCTATGGCAACCCGTCGACCGCCACGGTTCTTGACGAATTGCATGCGCAAGGCGTGACGCGACTTCTTGCCGTGCCGCTGTACCCGCAATACAGCGCGGCCACCACCGCATCGTCCCTGGACGCCGTGATGGCTTGGCTCAGCCGCGTGCGGCGGCAACCTGAGTTGCGTACCGTGCGTCATTTCGCCGATGACCCGGAATACATTAATGCGCTGGCCACGAGCATCCGTGCCCATTGGACAGAGCACGGCCAGCCCGAGCGGCTCGTCATGAGCTTTCACGGCATGCCACAGCGCACCCTGAAGCTTGGCGACCCCTACCATTGCGAGTGTCAGAAAACCGCGCGCCTGTTGGCCCAAGCCCTGGAGCTCAATGCGCAGCGCTATGTGGTGACCTTTCAGTCCCGTTTCGGCAAGCAGCCGTGGCTTCAGCCGTATACCGAGCCCACGCTGCGGGACCTGGCCAAAGCCGGTGTCAAGCGTGTGGATACCGTTTGCCCGGGGTTCGCAGTGGACTGCCTTGAAACCCTGGAAGAAATCGCGATGGAGGGCAAGCAAGCGTTCTTGTCGAGCGGGGGCAACGAATACCACTACATCCCCTGCCTGAACGCCGATGCGCATTGGGCCGAGGCTTTCACCAACCTGCTCGAATCCCACCTGCAAGGCTGGCCCTCGCGTCAGGTGCCCGACACGACACAGCTTGCCGCCAGCCGCGAGCGCGCCCGCGCCATGGGTGCCGCGAACATCTGA